The Bifidobacterium animalis subsp. animalis ATCC 25527 genome has a segment encoding these proteins:
- the cas2e gene encoding type I-E CRISPR-associated endoribonuclease Cas2e, which translates to MIVIVLTSAPPKLRGHLTRWLLEISAGVYVGKVSARVRELLWVQVLENLEEGKAVMVYSSNTEQGLEFKTYGQTWQPIDYDGLELILRPAEQSSENDSARRPSRGRCTGWSNASRYRRFGR; encoded by the coding sequence ATGATAGTGATTGTGCTGACTTCCGCACCTCCGAAATTACGTGGACATCTCACTAGATGGCTGCTGGAAATCTCTGCGGGGGTGTATGTGGGCAAGGTCTCCGCTAGGGTGCGAGAACTCTTGTGGGTGCAGGTCCTTGAGAATCTGGAGGAAGGGAAAGCCGTGATGGTATATTCCTCGAATACTGAGCAGGGGCTTGAATTCAAGACTTATGGGCAGACATGGCAACCGATAGATTATGATGGATTGGAGCTTATCCTGCGGCCGGCCGAGCAATCTTCGGAGAATGATTCCGCCAGAAGACCTTCGCGCGGACGGTGCACGGGATGGAGCAATGCGTCGCGGTATCGACGATTCGGTCGATGA